A genomic stretch from Streptomyces venezuelae ATCC 10712 includes:
- a CDS encoding ECF transporter S component, which yields MGARPVRLGPRSVTALVLVSLVGLAAFCWPLFADAGSAVTSHAGDAPWLFAALLPLLVAVVVATIADCGMDAKAVAMLGVLAAVGAALRPLGAGTAGLEPMFFLMVLSGRVLGPGFGFVLGAVTMFASALLTGGVGPWMPFQMLSMGWFTMGAGLLPGPGRLRGRGELLMLSAYGFAAAFAYGTIMNLQGWVLLQGLSSGISFQPGAPPYENLVRFLAYVTATSLGWDLGRAVLTVVLTLTIGGTLLRALRRATRRANFEAQVTFGGLEKPPAGEAPHRTYVTYEPE from the coding sequence GTGGGCGCACGCCCCGTACGGCTCGGTCCACGTTCCGTGACCGCCCTCGTCCTCGTCTCCCTCGTCGGGCTCGCCGCCTTCTGCTGGCCCCTCTTCGCGGACGCCGGCTCGGCCGTCACCTCGCACGCCGGTGACGCCCCGTGGCTGTTCGCCGCGCTGCTTCCGCTGCTCGTCGCGGTGGTGGTGGCGACGATCGCCGACTGCGGGATGGACGCGAAGGCGGTGGCGATGCTGGGCGTGCTCGCGGCGGTCGGCGCGGCCCTGCGGCCGCTGGGGGCGGGGACGGCCGGTCTGGAGCCGATGTTCTTCCTGATGGTGCTGAGCGGCCGGGTCCTGGGCCCGGGCTTCGGCTTCGTCCTCGGCGCGGTGACGATGTTCGCGTCCGCCCTGCTCACGGGTGGTGTGGGGCCGTGGATGCCGTTCCAGATGCTGTCGATGGGCTGGTTCACGATGGGCGCCGGGCTGCTGCCGGGGCCGGGCCGGCTGCGGGGCCGGGGCGAGTTGCTGATGCTCTCGGCGTACGGCTTCGCGGCGGCGTTCGCGTACGGCACGATCATGAATCTGCAGGGCTGGGTGCTGCTCCAGGGCCTGAGCAGCGGCATCTCGTTCCAGCCGGGCGCCCCGCCGTACGAGAACCTGGTCCGTTTCCTCGCCTATGTCACGGCCACCTCCCTCGGCTGGGACCTGGGCCGCGCCGTTCTCACCGTGGTCCTCACCCTGACCATCGGCGGCACCCTCCTCAGGGCTCTGCGGCGGGCGACGCGGCGGGCCAACTTCGAGGCCCAGGTCACATTCGGGGGCCTCGAAAAGCCCCCGGCGGGTGAGGCGCCCCACAGGACCTACGTCACGTACGAGCCGGAATAG
- a CDS encoding transglycosylase SLT domain-containing protein produces the protein MIRSLATRVSARKKTFAASAAVLLGASGAVLGTTGSASAASPQELAREIVPASQYASFSKIVEHESHWNHTATNSSSGAYGLVQALPASKMSSAGSDWKTNPATQIKWGLNYMNERYGSPNAAWAFWQANGWY, from the coding sequence TTGATCCGCTCGCTCGCCACTCGCGTCTCTGCCCGCAAGAAGACCTTCGCCGCCTCCGCAGCCGTGCTGCTGGGCGCGTCGGGTGCGGTGCTCGGCACGACGGGCTCGGCCTCGGCCGCCAGCCCGCAGGAGCTCGCCCGAGAGATCGTCCCCGCTTCGCAGTACGCGTCGTTCAGCAAGATCGTGGAGCACGAGTCGCACTGGAACCACACCGCGACCAACTCCTCCAGCGGCGCCTACGGCCTGGTCCAGGCCCTGCCGGCCTCGAAGATGTCCTCGGCCGGTTCCGACTGGAAGACCAACCCCGCCACCCAGATCAAGTGGGGTCTCAACTACATGAACGAGCGCTACGGCTCCCCGAACGCCGCCTGGGCGTTCTGGCAGGCCAACGGCTGGTACTAA
- a CDS encoding steroid 3-ketoacyl-CoA thiolase, whose translation MAAEPVIVEAVRTPIGKRGGALANLHPAYLLGETYRELLGRTGIHADCVEQIVGGTVTHAGEQSMNPARTAWLTMGLPYETAATTVDCQCGSSQQASHMVANMVAAGVIDIGISCGVESMTRVPLGSGSKHGPGKPFPDEWNVDLPNQFEAAERIARHRGLTRERVDSLGLLSQERAANAWSEERFKRETFAVQVPTTEEEQAAGQGMWRLVDRDEGLRDTTMEGLARLKPVMPTAVHTAGNSSQISDGAAAIMWASKRMARALKLKPRARIVAQALVGADPHFHLDGPVDATRAVLGKAGMSLRDIDLVEINEAFASVVLSWAQVFDQDLEKVNVNGGAIALGHPVGATGARLITTALHELERTDKEFALVTMCAGGAVATGTIIQRL comes from the coding sequence ATGGCCGCGGAACCCGTCATCGTCGAAGCCGTACGCACCCCCATCGGCAAGCGTGGAGGCGCACTCGCCAACCTCCACCCCGCCTACCTCCTGGGCGAGACCTACCGTGAACTCCTCGGCCGCACCGGCATCCACGCCGACTGCGTCGAGCAGATCGTCGGCGGTACGGTCACCCACGCCGGCGAACAGTCCATGAACCCGGCCCGCACCGCCTGGCTCACCATGGGCCTGCCGTACGAGACCGCCGCCACCACCGTCGACTGCCAGTGCGGCTCCTCGCAGCAGGCCAGCCACATGGTCGCCAACATGGTCGCGGCCGGCGTCATCGACATCGGGATCAGCTGCGGCGTCGAGTCCATGACCCGCGTCCCGCTCGGCTCCGGGTCCAAGCACGGCCCCGGCAAGCCCTTCCCCGACGAATGGAACGTCGACCTCCCCAACCAGTTCGAGGCCGCCGAGCGCATCGCCCGCCACCGCGGCCTCACCCGCGAACGCGTCGACTCCCTCGGCCTGCTCTCCCAGGAACGCGCCGCGAACGCCTGGTCCGAGGAACGCTTCAAGCGCGAGACCTTCGCCGTCCAGGTCCCCACCACGGAGGAGGAGCAGGCCGCCGGACAGGGCATGTGGCGGCTCGTCGACCGCGACGAGGGCCTGCGCGACACCACCATGGAGGGGCTCGCCCGGCTCAAGCCGGTCATGCCGACCGCCGTCCACACCGCCGGGAACTCCTCCCAGATCTCCGACGGCGCCGCCGCGATCATGTGGGCCTCCAAGCGGATGGCCCGCGCCCTCAAGCTGAAGCCCCGCGCCCGGATCGTCGCCCAGGCCCTGGTCGGCGCCGACCCGCACTTCCACCTCGACGGGCCCGTCGACGCCACCCGCGCCGTGCTCGGCAAGGCCGGGATGTCGCTCCGGGACATCGACCTGGTCGAGATCAACGAGGCCTTCGCGTCGGTGGTGCTCAGCTGGGCGCAGGTCTTCGACCAGGACCTGGAGAAGGTCAACGTCAACGGCGGCGCCATCGCCCTCGGCCACCCCGTGGGGGCGACCGGCGCGCGGCTGATCACCACGGCGCTGCACGAGCTGGAGCGGACGGACAAGGAGTTCGCGCTGGTCACGATGTGCGCGGGCGGGGCGGTGGCGACCGGGACGATCATCCAGCGGCTGTAG
- a CDS encoding cytochrome P450, with protein sequence MAACPHLPEGHLPEGFDATDPDLLRERVPFPEFTRLRQTAPVWWCPQPPGVTGFADGGYWAVTRHADVKYVSTHPELFSSNENTAVIRFNEHITRDQIEVQKLIMLNMDPPEHTRVRQIVQRGFTPRAIRSLETALRDRAHAIVDEARRGADADGTFDFVTRVAVELPLQAIAELIGVPQEDRSRIFDWSNKMVAYDDPEYAITEEIGAEAAMELIGYSMNMAAARKECPAADIVSQLVAAEGQGNLSSDEFGFFVLLLAVAGNETTRNAISHGMHAFLTHPDEWELFKRERPATAAEEIVRWATPVVSFQRTATQDTELGGQKITKGDRVGLFYSSANNDPEVFTDPERFDITRDPNPHLGFGGGGPHFCLGKSLAIKEIELIFNAIADALPDLTLAGEPRRLRAAWLNGVKELRVRASA encoded by the coding sequence ATGGCCGCCTGCCCCCATCTCCCCGAAGGGCACCTTCCCGAGGGGTTCGACGCCACCGACCCCGACCTGCTGCGCGAACGCGTCCCCTTCCCGGAGTTCACCCGGCTGCGGCAGACCGCACCGGTGTGGTGGTGCCCGCAGCCGCCCGGCGTCACCGGCTTCGCGGACGGCGGGTACTGGGCCGTCACGCGCCACGCCGACGTCAAGTACGTCTCCACCCACCCCGAGCTGTTCTCCTCGAACGAGAACACCGCCGTCATCCGCTTCAACGAGCACATCACCCGGGACCAGATCGAGGTCCAGAAGCTGATCATGCTCAACATGGACCCGCCCGAGCACACCCGGGTCCGCCAGATCGTCCAGCGCGGCTTCACCCCCCGCGCGATCCGCAGCCTGGAAACCGCCCTGCGCGACCGGGCCCACGCCATCGTCGACGAGGCCCGGCGCGGCGCGGACGCCGACGGCACCTTCGACTTCGTCACCCGGGTCGCCGTCGAACTGCCCCTCCAGGCCATCGCCGAACTCATCGGCGTCCCCCAGGAGGACCGCTCCCGGATCTTCGACTGGTCGAACAAGATGGTCGCGTACGACGACCCCGAATACGCCATCACCGAGGAGATCGGCGCCGAGGCCGCCATGGAACTCATCGGCTACTCGATGAACATGGCCGCCGCCCGCAAGGAGTGCCCCGCCGCCGACATCGTCAGCCAGCTCGTCGCCGCCGAGGGCCAGGGCAACCTCTCCTCCGACGAGTTCGGCTTCTTCGTGCTGCTGCTCGCCGTCGCCGGGAACGAGACCACCCGCAACGCCATCAGCCACGGCATGCACGCCTTCCTCACCCACCCCGACGAGTGGGAGCTCTTCAAGCGCGAGCGGCCCGCGACCGCCGCCGAGGAGATCGTCCGCTGGGCCACCCCCGTCGTCTCCTTCCAGCGGACCGCGACCCAGGACACCGAACTCGGCGGACAGAAGATCACCAAGGGCGACCGCGTCGGCCTCTTCTACTCCTCCGCCAACAACGACCCCGAGGTCTTCACCGACCCCGAACGCTTCGACATCACCCGCGACCCCAACCCCCACCTCGGCTTCGGCGGCGGCGGCCCCCACTTCTGCCTCGGCAAGTCCCTCGCCATCAAGGAGATCGAGCTGATCTTCAACGCGATCGCGGACGCCCTGCCCGACCTCACCCTCGCGGGCGAACCGCGCCGACTGCGGGCCGCCTGGCTGAACGGCGTCAAGGAACTCCGGGTCCGCGCCTCCGCGTGA